A single Phoenix dactylifera cultivar Barhee BC4 chromosome 1, palm_55x_up_171113_PBpolish2nd_filt_p, whole genome shotgun sequence DNA region contains:
- the LOC103720631 gene encoding RNA pseudouridine synthase 1-like produces MPFRPSSQFPSLLASKTLRHLFPLPSFAVSAARSPSMAAAPTGGTGEDSLPAGTLGGGYPTPLSPPYPAESKVVELRRAMTAAARSGSFELTAGEIVYEDEWLAIANKPSGVYCEAVLSSFPSLRGFATVQSELHLANRLDRDTSGLMVITKSHKVAGKLVKAFTNHEVKKTYLALCIGYAPSWKKITISSGHGRSKFGAWRVYSTSDVGRTLPGGSMVKHMVTSFEVLSINGQGKFREPTEPEAHEAESIIVQEKGIERGRNDDMKADEILVRAYPQSGRTHQIRLHCQYLGIPIKGDVKYGGVLEWKGISCDAHTLHAESLSFRHPVTGLPVQFQPTLPLWASEICGSMLQDS; encoded by the exons ATGCCCTTCCGGCCCAGTTCTCAATTCCCTAGTCTTCTTGCCTCCAAAACCCTCCGCCATCTCTTCCCCCTCCCGTCCTTTGCTGTCTCCGCCGCCCGATCTCCGAGCATGGCAGCGGCGCCCACCGGTGGGACCGGTGAAGACTCCCTTCCGGCGGGAACTCTAGGCGGCGGGTACCCGACCCCGCTATCGCCGCCGTACCCGGCGGAGTCGAAGGTGGTGGAGCTCCGCCGGGCGATGACGGCGGCGGCGAGGTCCGGCTCCTTTGAGCTGACCGCTGGCGAGATAGTGTACGAGGACGAGTGGCTGGCGATCGCCAACAAGCCCTCCGGCGTCTACTGCGAGGCCGTCCTCTCCTCGTTCCCGTCTCTCCGCG GCTTTGCAACTGTACAATCCGAACTTCATCTAGCCAACCGGCTAGATCGCGACACCAGTGGGCTGATGGTCATAACCAAATCTCACAAAGTTGCAGGGAAGTTGGTGAAGGCATTCACCAATCACGAGGTCAAGAAAACATATCTGGCTCTCTGCATTGGATATGCACCAAGTTGGAAGAAGATCACAATAAGTTCAGGCCATGGGAGATCAAAATTCGGTGCATGGAGAGTGTACTCCACATCGGATGTTGGGCGCACACTTCCTGGTGGGTCGATGGTGAAGCATATGGTCACATCTTTCGAAGTGTTGTCCATAAATGGGCAGGGGAAGTTCAGGGAGCCTACTGAGCCTGAAGCTCATGAAGCAGAATCAATCATTGTCCAAGAGAAGGGAATTGAAAGGGGCAGAAATGATGACATGAAGGCTGACGAGATTTTGGTAAGAGCGTACCCTCAGAGCGGGCGAACACATCAGATACGCCTGCACTGCCAGTATCTTGGAATTCCAATCAAAGGTGATGTGAAGTATGGTGGGGTTCTTGAATGGAAGGGGATATCATGCGATGCTCATACACTTCATGCTGAAAGCCTATCATTTCGACACCCTGTGACTGGTCTACCTGTCCAGTTTCAGCCTACCCTACCTTTGTGGGCAAGTGAGATATGTGGATCGATGTTACAAGATTCATGA